A portion of the Carya illinoinensis cultivar Pawnee chromosome 11, C.illinoinensisPawnee_v1, whole genome shotgun sequence genome contains these proteins:
- the LOC122280499 gene encoding uncharacterized protein LOC122280499, with the protein MAVSFKYWDDCIDPIDMEEMWRIPEVRTEWLDAGESREQKVHLSRDPDGQPYLTQTEMKAVAEIVVRRHFDSRIDLDMICSIAELESDRQPLAVRYDRKTKDTTIGIMQLSLKTAEWLVSELGYRSYEVEGDADFLFRPFVSVYLGAAYIQWLCNFEHTERSEEFIVRSYKRGPKKATHKSTLAYWKRYLSVKESLPSRKLFDIGPSSNDASTSTTTTPASQPPGIVYTYWDSRASPEDMEELWNHPEVLKEWTKSGERRGKVRFSHDDNKRPYLSRVELKAVAEIILSKHFSTKAVKPTVLCALAEVVNMRFVNGVGPRPGIMGIDYPTAFWLYMELGYRAYRIDSVDDLTKPFVSMYFGAAYLAWLSEYEGRERTPQFVVQAYIAGPKNANLQETGPICLKFQQTLSNYEDTKRDEVGCTIL; encoded by the exons ATGGCTGTCAGCTTCAAATACTGGGATGATTGCATTGATCCAATTGACATGGAAGAAATGTGGAGGATTCCCGAAGTGAGGACTGAATGGTTAGATGCTGGAGAGTCTAGAGAACAAAAAGTTCACCTCTCACGAGATCCGGATGGACAGCCTTATTTGACACAGACTGAAATGAAG GCTGTGGCTGAGATTGTTGTCCGCAGACATTTCGATTCACGAATAGATCTC GACATGATATGCTCTATTGCTGAACTTGAAAGCGACAGACAACCCCTTGCTGTGCGGTATGACCGAAAGACTAAGGATACTACTATAGGGATCATGCAACTTTCACTAAAAACTGCTGAGTGGCTGGTCAG TGAGTTGGGGTACAGGTCATATGAAGTGGAGGGGGATGCAGATTTTCTATTCCGGCCTTTTGTAAGCGTATATCTTGGTGCTGCTTACATTCAGTGGTTATGCAATTTTGAGCATAC AGAAAGAAGTGAAGAGTTCATAGTTAGATCATATAAAAGGGGTCCAAAAAAGGCAACTCATAAATCAACTTTGGCATATTGGAAACGGTATCTTTCAGTCAAAGAAAGTCTTCCATCCAG aaaattatttgatattggtCCTTCGTCGAATGATGCTTCAACATCTACAACAACTACACCTGCTTCACAACCACCTG GCATTGTTTACACATATTGGGACTCTAGAGCTTCTCCAGAGGACATGGAAGAATTGTGGAATCATCCTGAGGTCCTTAAAGAGTGGACTAAATCAGGAGAGAGACGGGGAAAAGTGCGCTTTTCCCATGATGACAACAAAAGGCCCTATCTCTCACGGGTGGAACTCAAG GCAGTTGCAGAAATCATTTTGTCAAAACACTTCAGCACAAAAGCAGTTAAACCT ACAGTTCTTTGTGCTCTTGCGGAGGTTGTTAACATGCGTTTTGTCAATGGAGTTGGCCCACGTCCTGGAATAATGGGAATTGACTATCCAACAGCTTTCTGGCTTTACAT GGAGTTGGGCTACAGGGCTTATAGAATTGATTCTGTTGACGATCTAACCAAGCCATTCGTGTCCATGTATTTTGGTGCGGCATATTTGGCATGGTTATCAGAATATGAAGGGAG GGAAAGAACTCCACAGTTTGTTGTTCAGGCTTATATCGCCGGGCCAAAGAATGCAAATCTTCAGGAGACAGGTCCAATTTGTCTCAAATTCCAGCAAACATTGAGTAATTATGAAGACACGAAGAG gGATGAAGTGGGCTGCACCATTTTGTAA